A single genomic interval of Falco cherrug isolate bFalChe1 chromosome 8, bFalChe1.pri, whole genome shotgun sequence harbors:
- the DRD1 gene encoding D(1A) dopamine receptor, giving the protein MTWNDTTMDGEGLLVERDSSFRILTGCFLSLLILSTLLGNTLVCAAVIRFRHLRSKVTNFFVISLAVSDLLVAVLVMPWKAVAEIAGFWPFGSFCNIWVAFDIMCSTASILNLCVISVDRYWAISSPFRYERKMTPKAAFIMISVAWTLSVLISFIPVQLNWHKATTTSFLDLNASLQGISMDNCDSSLNRMYAISSSLISFYIPVAIMIVTYTRIYRIAQKQIRRISALERAAVHAKNCQNTSGNRSSMDCQQPESNFKMSFKRETKVLKTLSVIMGVFVCCWLPFFVLNCMIPFCEPTQPSKGAEAFCINSTTFDVFVWFGWANSSLNPIIYAFNADFRKAFSTLLGCYRLCPMSGNAIETVSINNNGAVVFSSQHEPKGSSPKESNLVYLIPHAIICPEEEPLKKEEEGELSKTLEKMSPALSGILDYEADVSLEKINPITQNGQHKT; this is encoded by the coding sequence ATGACTTGGAACGACACCACTATGGATGGGGAAGGGTTGCTGGTGGAAAGGGACTCTTCCTTTCGGATCCTCACAGGCTGCTTCCTCTCGCTCCTCATCCTTTCCACGCTGCTGGGAAACACGCTGGTCTGTGCAGCTGTCATTAGGTTTCGCCACCTCAGGTCCAAGGTGACCAACTTCTTTGTCATCTCCTTGGCCGTGTCAGATCTCTTAGTGGCAGTTTTGGTCATGCCTTGGAAAGCCGTGGCTGAGATCGCTGGTTTCTGGCCTTTTGGTTCATTTTGCAACATCTGGGTGGCCTTTGATATTATGTGCTCAACAGCTTCCATCCTAAACCTCTGCGTCATTAGTGTGGACAGATACTGGGCCATCTCCAGCCCGTTTAGGTATGAGAGGAAGATGACCCCAAAGGCAGCCTTCATCATGATCAGCGTGGCGTGGACTTTGTCTGTGTTGATTTCCTTCATCCCTGTGCAGCTGAACTGGCACAAGGCTACAACCACAAGCTTTTTGGACCTAAATGCCAGTTTACAAGGTATAAGCATGGACAACTGTGATTCTAGCCTAAACAGGATGTATGCCATCTCCTCTTCTCTAATTAGCTTCTATATACCTGTGGCCATCATGATAGTAACTTACACGAGGATATACCGGATTGCTCAGAAGCAAATACGACGCATCTCAGCTTTGGAGAGAGCAGCAGTGCATGCCAAGAACTGCCAGAACACGAGTGGCAACAGAAGCAGTATGGACTGCCAGCAACCAGAGAGCAACTTCAAAATGTCCTTCAAGAGGGAAACGAAGGTTTTAAAGACTTTGTCGGTGATCATGGGGGTGTTTGTGTGCTGCTGGTTGCCATTTTTTGTATTGAACTGCATGATTCCCTTTTGCGAGCCTACCCAGCCATCCAAGGGAGCAGAAGCTTTCTGCATTAATTCCACCACCTttgatgtttttgtttggtttggatGGGCTAATTCTTCCCTCAACCCCATCATTTATGCCTTCAATGCTGATTTCCGCAAGGCATTTTCAACCCTGCTGGGATGCTACAGGCTCTGCCCTATGTCCGGCAATGCTATAGAGACTGTTAGTATTAACAATAACGGAGCAGTTGTTTTTTCGAGCCAACATGAGCCCAAAGGGTCCAGCCCCAAAGAGTCTAATCTGGTTTATCTGATTCCACATGCAATTATCTGTCCAGAAGAAGAACCTctcaaaaaggaagaagagggggAGCTATCTAAGACCTTGGAGAAAATGTCTCCAGCACTGTCGGGTATCTTGGATTATGAAGCTGatgtttctttggaaaagatCAACCCCATTACACAAAATGGGCAGCATAAAACCTGA